Genomic segment of Flavobacteriales bacterium:
AAGTCAATTGCATTTTCCTGTCAAAATAATGAACCTTCAAAAATAACCGTGCTACATCGGGTTTTGGTATTTTGTTCTGCACATTTGTGGATATTGTCATCAAAATCTTTCAAAATTTTTTATTGAAATAAAATTCTGAATTCTATTATTTTTGCAGCCCTCTTCAAACGAAGTGGTTCTTTGAAAAGATGGTGGCTATAGCTCAGTTGGTTAGAGTAGCGGGTTGTGGTTCCGTTGGTCGCCGGTTCGAATCCGGTTAGCCACCCTTTCTTTTTTCTCCCTAAATTTAGATTTAGAATGTATTGATGTCCTTTATTTGTTCGGTTTCAAGTATCGCATAAAAATAATTCTGCCAGTCAATAAGTCGAGCGTGTTGTGCATATCTCCGGTTTTCTTGATGCGTGCCATGAGCCACAAAATAGGGTAGAGGAGAAGAAAAATGAGAGAGGTGGTTTGTCTTTTATCAAAACTATAAGTGGCTCGGTCAAAACCGTGTTTTACACCCAGATAATCATATTGGTCGAGTGTGAGCGAGGCAACGTGCTGCAAACCGTTGTAGTTTTTGATTTCCAGTGGTTTGAAACTGTAGAAAAATCCGGTAAAAAGAAATCGAACTCTCGATTTTAAGCTCAAAATGTTGGGCGTGGAGATATAAACGCTTCCCCCTGGTTTTAAAATTCGGTTTGCCTCTGCAAAAAAACGTTCGTGGTCTTGTATGTGTTCCATTATTTCCATGGCCACAATGGCATCAAATTCATTATCCGAATAGGGCAAACTGTCCGTTACATCAGCCTTTTTGCAGGCCACTTTATCGTAATAGAATATTTCGGGAAATAAGTCGCAGGCAGCCACATCATACCCGGCTTCAAATAATTTTTTTGTAAAAGCTCCATGTCCGGCACCACAATCCAACACTTTTATTTTTTTGTTATCCGTGCATTTCAAAAAATAAGGCCAAAAGGCTTGATGAATGCCCGGAATAGAAATGGGAACTACTTTATTTTCAGTCATCTACAAAAGATTTAATTGATCGCCAGATGTAAAAGTCTTGGGTTTTTGGTTATTACCTCCCGATTCTTGTTTATCAGGTTTAGCCATTTCCTCTATTTTAGGTTTTTCAGAAGTTTTTAGGTTGTTTTCTTCGTTGGTTTCCACTTCGTCCTCCGTTTCTGATTCGTCCATCTCAACAATTTCTTCTACTTCGGCATCATCGGTTTCAATTTCTTTAAACTTTACAAAATTGTTGTAGCTCAGTTTATTTCCGGTAGATTTCCAACCTTTGATGTCAATAAATTCCGACAAATCAATTTCATCTTCGGCTTTTTCACCTTTATCGTTTTTGGTGGTAAGCAATATTGTCGGTCGCTTTTTGGTAGAAACAAAAAGCAACTTCGAGTTTCTGCCTTCGTTGATAAACTGAAATTTTTTGCCAACCGTGGTAGTTTCTATCAAAAAACGTTTTACAAATTCTTCTTTTTGTTTGGCATCAAAATGAATGCAGGTAATAGGCTTTTTAGGGTTGAATTTTTCTATAAGTTCCACATCATTTGGGTCGTAATGGTTTGTAAGTTCATGGTTTGTAAGCTGATATTCTCCTGATTTGTGAATAACCAAAATCAAATCATCTGTTTGAAAACTACCAAGCAATTTTCCCCGTTCATCCAC
This window contains:
- a CDS encoding class I SAM-dependent methyltransferase, with product MTENKVVPISIPGIHQAFWPYFLKCTDNKKIKVLDCGAGHGAFTKKLFEAGYDVAACDLFPEIFYYDKVACKKADVTDSLPYSDNEFDAIVAMEIMEHIQDHERFFAEANRILKPGGSVYISTPNILSLKSRVRFLFTGFFYSFKPLEIKNYNGLQHVASLTLDQYDYLGVKHGFDRATYSFDKRQTTSLIFLLLYPILWLMARIKKTGDMHNTLDLLTGRIIFMRYLKPNK